A stretch of Arachis hypogaea cultivar Tifrunner chromosome 15, arahy.Tifrunner.gnm2.J5K5, whole genome shotgun sequence DNA encodes these proteins:
- the LOC112747669 gene encoding uncharacterized protein: protein MDHEAISKLPFSHQPVRSISFPSRTHPSSQRIESLFTHLKPHYYSSQSVSSTSCFDAETIQNGLVVLADLYNFMEELLQSTQTQQALLHHQDGKLVEEALSGSVTLLDACGSARDLLLALREQVQLLQLAIRRTRRGDSSIVESSVSAYECFRKKAKKEITKQLGMLKKMESNKDSSISSLLSQDQNLVFFARVLRESRTITTSIFCSLLLFMSMPTLGTKGSSLISKLKPKRLFFSSSNKEQNKNNDGVVADLNTALCSLLGREKNGGDSIKSEVQGALRVLETLNADLDGLEGGLNCMFRCLVRNRVSFLNMLTH from the coding sequence atGGATCATGAAGCCATTTCTAAATTACCCTTTTCACATCAACCAGTAAGGTCTATTAGTTTTCCCTCAAGAACACACCCTTCTTCTCAAAGAATTGAATCACTATTCACACACCTTAAACCACATTATTATTCTTCTCAGTCTGTTTCAAGCACTAGTTGCTTTGATGCAGAGACAATTCAGAATGGTTTGGTTGTTCTTGCTGATTTGTACAACTTCATGGAGGAACTTCTTCAATCTACACAAACTCAACAAGCTCTTTTGCATCACCAAGATGGAAAGCTTGTAGAAGAGGCATTAAGTGGATCAGTTACATTGCTTGATGCTTGTGGTTCTGCAAGGGATTTGTTGTTAGCTCTAAGGGAACAAGTTCAGTTGCTTCAATTGGCGATTcgacgaacaagaagaggagattcaagcattgttgAAAGCAGTGTTTCTGCTTATGAATGCTTCAGAAAGAAGGCAAAGAAAGAAATCACTAAGCAACTTGGTATGCTGAAGAAAATGGAAAGCAACAAAGATAGTTCAATTTCTTCTTTGTTGAGTCAAGATCAGAATCTAGTGTTCTTTGCTAGAGTTCTAAGAGAATCAAGAACTATAACCACATCTATATTTTGTTCTCTTCTATTGTTCATGTCAATGCCAACACTTGGAACAAAAGGGTCATCTTTGATCTCAAAGTTGAAGCCAAAAAGattgtttttttcttcttcaaacaAGGAACAGAATAAGAACAATGATGGAGTGGTAGCAGATCTCAACACTGCTCTTTGTTCTCTCCTTGGAAGAGAGAAAAATGGTGGTGATTCAATTAAGAGTGAAGTTCAAGGAGCATTGAGAGTGCTAGAGACACTAAATGCTGATCTTGATGGATTAGAGGGTGGATTAAATTGTATGTTTAGATGTTTAGTAAGAAACAGAGTTTCATTTCTTAATATGCTTACTCATTAG
- the LOC112746845 gene encoding uncharacterized protein, whose translation MASKLHVRSNSLPNGSHPCSSRVRDQLNNLKAFEATSTSESVVTSLSFLEDLHSSLDDLLNVASTQKVIFQQEGDKCIEEILDGSMKVLDTCGITRDTVMQIKENVQFLHSALRRRKGDSTIETSIAEYNSFSKKMKKNVNKVITSLKQLQSKFGASQLLNEEVMSVLREVIAMNVSIFQSLLTFFARPASKSKAAKWMNKLMHKGVVASENSENCNELQLVDATLNILLKEGANGSNMKVAHEQLEALEIAIESIEIRLESLFRSMIKTKTSLLNILSQ comes from the coding sequence ATGGCAAGCAAGTTGCATGTTCGATCAAACAGTTTGCCAAATGGATCTCATCCATGCTCCTCCAGAGTAAGAGATCAATTGAACAACCTCAAGGCTTTCGAAGCAACTTCGACGTCTGAGTCAGTTGTCACTAGCTTGTCCTTTTTGGAAGATTTACACTCTTCTTTGGATGATCTTCTCAATGTTGCATCAACCCAAAAGGTCATCTTTCAACAAGAAGGTGACAAATGCATTGAAGAAATCTTGGATGGATCCATGAAGGTCTTGGATACATGTGGCATCACAAGGGACACAGTTATGCAGATCAAGGAGAATGTGCAATTCCTTCATTCAGCTCTTAGAAGGAGAAAGGGTGATTCAACCATTGAAACAAGCATAGCTGAATACAATTCCTTctcaaagaagatgaagaaaaatgtCAACAAGGTGATCACATCCTTGAAGCAGCTACAAAGCAAATTTGGAGCATCTCAACTGTTGAATGAAGAAGTGATGAGTGTTTTAAGAGAAGTGATTGCAATGAATGTGTCTATCTTCCAATCCCTTTTGACTTTTTTCGCTCGTCCAGCATCGAAGTCAAAGGCAGCCAAATGGATGAACAAGTTGATGCATAAAGGAGTGGTTGCATCTGAAAACTCAGAGAATTGCAATGAATTGCAATTGGTGGATGCAACTTTGAACATCCTTTTAAAAGAAGGTGCTAATGGTTCCAACATGAAAGTAGCACATGAGCAATTGGAGGCTTTGGAGATTGCAATTGAAAGCATTGAGATTAGATTAGAAAGCTTATTTAGGAGCATGATTAAGACTAAGACATCCCTTTTGAACATATTATCCCAATAG